CCGCTGGTCCTGATCTTCCTGGTCCTCGGCACCATCTTCCTCGGCATCGCGACGCCGACCGAAGGCGGCGCCATGGGTGCTGCCGGCGCACTGATCCTCGCTGTCGCCCGCAAGCGCCTGTCCTGGAAGCTGCTCAAGCAAGCCATGGAAACCACCGGCAAGCTGTCTTCCTTCGTGGTCTTCATCCTGGTCGGCTCGACGGTCTTCGGTCTGGTCTTCCGCGCGGTCAATGGCGACCTCTGGGTCGAGCACCTGCTGCTTTCGCTGCCCGGCGGCCAGCTCGGCTTCCTGATCGTGGTCAACATCCTGGTCTTCCTGCTTGCCTTCTTCCTCGACTTCTTCGAACTGTCCTTCATCATCGTGCCGCTGCTCGCACCGGTGGCGGACAAGCTGGGCATCGACCTGATCTGGTTCGGCGTGCTGCTCGGGGTGAACATGCAGACTTCCTTCATGCATCCGCCCTTCGGCTTCGCGCTGTTCTACCTGCGCTCGGTGGCCCCTGCCTCGATCAAGACGACGGATATCTACTGGGGCGCCATTCCCTTCGTCTGCATCCAGATCCTGATGGTGGCGATCATCATCATCTTCCCGGGCGTGGTCAGCTATGGCGACGAGGCGCAGCGCGAAGCGGCCCGTCTCGAACGCAGCGGCGAAGGTCCTGCCCCGATCGACCTGAACACCCTGATGCAGGACGATGCCAACGAAGGCTCGAAGCAACAGGACCCGAGTGCCGACCTGCTGAAGAACCTGCAGGGCGAGAAATAAGCAGCACCATCCTTATCGACAGCAAAAAGGCGGGGTTTCGACCCCGCCTTTTTTATTTATAGTGCCCACCTATCCGCCGGATAAGCACAAATGATTGGCTGCGCAGGACATCTGGCGGCAAAATGGCTTCAACGTCTCAAGCGGCAAGCCAGGGTGGCAGGCCGTTTTCCTACAACCAGAAGGGAGTGCATCATGGATATCGGTATCAGCAAGAAAGATCGCGAAAAAATCGCCGACGGGCTGTCTCACCTGCTCGCCGACTCGTACACCCTGTACCTGAAGACCCACAACTTTCACTGGAACGTCACCGGCCCGATGTTCAACACGCTGCACGTGATGTTCATGGGGCAATACACCGAACTGTGGAATGCGCTCGACCTGATCGCCGAACGCATCCGCGCCCTCGGCTTTCCGGCCCCCGGCACCTACAAGGAATTCGTCGCGCTGACCGTGATCAAGGAAAGCGAAGGCGTGCCGAATGCGACGGAAATGCTCAAGCAGCTGCTCGCCGGCCAGGAAGCCGTGACCAAGACGGCACGCAGCATCTTCCCGCTGGTCGACAAGGCCGGCGACGAGCCGACCGCCGACCTGCTGACCCAGCGCATGCAGATCCATGAAAAGAATGCCTGGATGTTGCGCAGCATGCTCGAAAGCTGAGCCGGAAATCCTGGCCAAAAAAAACCCGCGAAATTCGCGGGTTTTTTGTTGTCGACCGGTACGGCTTACTTGTGCGACTGCAGGAAGGAATCCATGCGGTGCTCGGCAACGCTGAACCAGGCGTTCTGCGTCTTGCGATACTTTTCGTACTCGGTGTACACCTTCTTGAAGGCCGGATTCTTCGCCGACTCATCGGAGTACAGTTGCTGCGCGGCCTTGTAAGCGGCTTCGAGGATCTCGTCCGAGTACTTCTGCAGCTTGACGCCGCTTTGCAGCAGCTTGGACAGGGCGATCGGGTTCTTGTGGTCGTACTCGGCCAGCATCGTGACATTGGCTTCGTAGGCGGCCGCCTGGAAGGCTTCCTGGTATTCCTTCGGCAGCTTGGCCCATTCGGCCTTGTTCACGAAGAAATGGATGGTCGGGCCCGGTTCCCACCAACCCGGGTAGTAGTAGTTCTTGGCAACCTTGTAGAAGCCGAGCTTTTCGTCATCGAAGGGGCCGACCCATTCGGCGGCATCGATAGTGCCCTTTTCCAGCGCCGGGTAGATGTCGCCACCGGCGATCTGTTGCGGCACGACGCCAAGCGCCGAGAAAACATTGCCACCGAGACCGGCGATGCGCATCTTCAGGCCGTCGAGGTCTTTCAGGGTCTTCACTTCCTTGCGGAACCAGCCGCCCATCTGGGTACCGGTGTTGCCGCCGGCGAAAGACAGGACGTTGTAGTTCGAATAGAAATCGTCAAGCACCTTCTGGCCGCCACCGTAGTAGATCCAGGCATTCATCTGGCGGGCATTCATGCCGAACGGCACCGAGGTACCGAAGCCGAAGGTCTTGTCCTTGCCGACATAGTAGTAGGAACAGGTGTGGCAGACTTCGACGGTACCTTGCTGCACGGCATCCAGGGCCTGCAGGCCGGGGACGATTTCGCCGCCGGCGAAGACGCGGATATCGAACTTGCCGTTGGTGATTGCACGCACGCGGTTGGCCAGCACTTCGGCGCCACCGTAAATGGTGTCAAGGCTCTTCGGGAAGCTGGAAGTCAGGCGCCATTTGACGGTCGGCGAGGACTGGGCGATGGCCGGGGCGGCGATGGTCGCTGCAGCGCCGGCAGCGGCGCCGACGGAAGCTTTTTTCAGAAAGTCACGACGTTGCATATTGTCTCCTTCGTGTTAGTTGGGTACATCAGGCAGTCTAGCGATTCAATTCTAATCAAAGCGGCAACTTTGGCGAGTTGCGGAAAACCCTTATAACTTATTCACCCG
The DNA window shown above is from Quatrionicoccus australiensis and carries:
- a CDS encoding Dps family protein, with the translated sequence MDIGISKKDREKIADGLSHLLADSYTLYLKTHNFHWNVTGPMFNTLHVMFMGQYTELWNALDLIAERIRALGFPAPGTYKEFVALTVIKESEGVPNATEMLKQLLAGQEAVTKTARSIFPLVDKAGDEPTADLLTQRMQIHEKNAWMLRSMLES
- a CDS encoding TRAP transporter substrate-binding protein, which translates into the protein MQRRDFLKKASVGAAAGAAATIAAPAIAQSSPTVKWRLTSSFPKSLDTIYGGAEVLANRVRAITNGKFDIRVFAGGEIVPGLQALDAVQQGTVEVCHTCSYYYVGKDKTFGFGTSVPFGMNARQMNAWIYYGGGQKVLDDFYSNYNVLSFAGGNTGTQMGGWFRKEVKTLKDLDGLKMRIAGLGGNVFSALGVVPQQIAGGDIYPALEKGTIDAAEWVGPFDDEKLGFYKVAKNYYYPGWWEPGPTIHFFVNKAEWAKLPKEYQEAFQAAAYEANVTMLAEYDHKNPIALSKLLQSGVKLQKYSDEILEAAYKAAQQLYSDESAKNPAFKKVYTEYEKYRKTQNAWFSVAEHRMDSFLQSHK
- a CDS encoding TRAP transporter large permease, which codes for MMEWIIGNMAPLMFGALVLFLLFGYPVAFALAANGIVFGLLGIELGLLQPALFQALPERIFGIMANDTLLAIPFFTFMGLVLERSGMAEDLLDTIGQLFGPMRGGLAYAVIFVGALLAATTGVVAASVISMGLISLPIMLRYGYDKRLASGVIAASGTLAQIIPPSLVLIIMADQLGKSVGDMYEGAMIPGLILTGLYVGYVAILTVIKPNAAPALPPEARSLRGAKLLLRVLTTLVPPLVLIFLVLGTIFLGIATPTEGGAMGAAGALILAVARKRLSWKLLKQAMETTGKLSSFVVFILVGSTVFGLVFRAVNGDLWVEHLLLSLPGGQLGFLIVVNILVFLLAFFLDFFELSFIIVPLLAPVADKLGIDLIWFGVLLGVNMQTSFMHPPFGFALFYLRSVAPASIKTTDIYWGAIPFVCIQILMVAIIIIFPGVVSYGDEAQREAARLERSGEGPAPIDLNTLMQDDANEGSKQQDPSADLLKNLQGEK